The following coding sequences lie in one Populus trichocarpa isolate Nisqually-1 chromosome 14, P.trichocarpa_v4.1, whole genome shotgun sequence genomic window:
- the LOC18105154 gene encoding nuclear pore complex protein NUP62 isoform X1 — protein sequence MSGFPFSSSSTQSSPFSPVTGFSFGSSPAPSTTNTPPSFGSNTSAPATGFSFGSSSAPFTTTAPPSFGSNTSSAPATGFSFGSSSAPSTTTAPPSFGSNTSSAPATGFSFGSSSAPSTTTAPPSFGFNTSSAPSLSFSSSNTFTSAPSSTLSGSSASTSSPFSFATASSSTSTTPSLFGSLSAASISPNPLFGSASSSTANASSSFGTTTSSSSAPAPSPLFGTSTGSSLFGTTSSSPLFGSTSSTATSATPLFGTSSPSPLFGSTSSTTTSASPLFGTSSPSPLSGSTSSTTTSASPLFGTSSPSPLSGSTSSTTTSASPLFGTRSPAPLFGSTSSTATSASPLFGTGASSTPSSFGTPSSASSTGSSLFGNSLSTTSSAPSLFGSSSSSTASTTSTTTNLYGSSSSFSNASSAPSFSAGFSFPKTTTASAPTTASTAAIASTPAPSTTTSFSFGTQPSAPSQPSLFGNAASSSSVKSTTVSPLFSTVTTTTASTPASGATEVTSTSTSSTTSGLSLPAFGMTPGTTAGTGAAASSGSAGFSFSGFPSATTSVAASSGTTASSFTGFSLSSISPAPTSKSQTQPASSSAPLLSVPASTAAPTTTSSTTAQTSSLGVASTSGTSSSVSTALTATPKLPSEITGKTVEEIIKEWNSELQERTGKFRKQATAIAEWDKRILQNRDVLLRLEIEVAKVVETQANLERKLELIETHQQEVDKALQSIEEEAERIYKDERGSLLDDEAASTRDAMYEQAEFIEREMEQMTEQIKSVIQTVNANQGGELDAIDGMTPLDMVVRILNNQLSSLMWIDEKAEEFSSRIQKLANQGSAADRQFLGLKF from the exons ATGTCAGGCTTCCCCTTCTCCTCTTCCTCTACACAATCCTCCCCTTTCTCCCCTGTCACCGGATTCTCATTCGGATCTTCCCCCGCTCCCTCCACCACCAATACACCCCCCTCCTTCGGCTCCAACACCTCCGCCCCTGCCACCGGATTCTCATTCGGATCTTCCTCCGCTCCCTTCACCACCACCGCACCCCCCTCCTTCGGCTCCAACACCTCCTCCGCCCCTGCCACCGGATTCTCATTTGGATCTTCCTCCGCTCCCTCCACCACCACCGCACCCCCCTCCTTCGGCTCCAACACCTCCTCCGCCCCTGCCACCGGATTCTCATTTGGATCTTCCTCCGCTCCCTCCACCACCACCGCACCCCCCTCCTTCGGCTTCAACACCTCCTCCGCCCCTTCCTTGTCCTTTTCCTCCTCTAATACCTTCACCTCCGCTCCCTCTTCCACCCTGTCTGGCTCATCAGCTTCAACTTCTTCCCCATTCTCCTTTGCAACAGCCTCATCCTCCACAAGTACAACTCCATCCCTGTTTGGCTCTCTCTCTGCCGCCTCCATTTCCCCTAATCCCTTGTTTGGCTCCGCTTCTTCTTCTACGGCAAACGCAAGTTCCTCCTTTGGCACAACTacttcatcatcatcagcaCCCGCCCCTTCGCCTCTGTTTGGAACAAGTACAGGCTCATCCTTGTTCGGAACAACTTCATCCTCGCCCTTGTTTGGCTCAACTTCCTCCACCGCAACTTCCGCTACGCCGCTGTTTGGCACAAGCTCACCCTCGCCCTTGTTTGGCTCAACTTCCTCCACAACTACTTCCGCTTCGCCTCTGTTTGGCACAAGTTCACCCTCTCCCTTGTCTGGATCAACTTCCTCCACAACTACTTCCGCTTCGCCTCTGTTTGGCACAAGTTCACCCTCTCCCTTGTCTGGATCAACTTCCTCCACAACTACTTCCGCTTCGCCTCTGTTTGGCACACGTTCACCCGCTCCCTTGTTTGGATCCACTTCCTCCACAGCTACTTCCGCTTCTCCTCTGTTCGGAACGGGTGCCTCTTCTACTCCATCCTCATTCGGTACACCTTCATCCGCATCAAGTACAGGTTCATCgttgtttggcaactctctgtcCACCACAAGTTCTGCACCGTCTCTGTttggatcatcatcatcatctactGCTTCCACCACCAGCACGACTACTAATTTGTAtggttcttcatcttctttctctaATGCAAGCTCTGCTCCAAGCTTCTCTGCCGGATTTTCTTTCCCAAAAACCACTACAGCTTCAGCACCGACTACTGCTAGTACTGCTGCTATCGCATCCACGCCAGCTCCTTCAACGACAACTTCTTTCTCGTTTGGGACGCAGCCATCAGCGCCTTCACAACCTTCATTATTTGGCAACGCAGCCTCTTCGTCATCGGTGAAATCCACAACTGTATCGCCGTTGTTTTCTACAGTTACTACTACAACTGCTTCTACTCCAGCTAGTGGTGCTACTGAAGTTACTTCTACTAGTACTAGCAGTACTACTTCGGGGTTGAGTTTGCCTGCATTTGGTATGACTCCAGGAACTACAGCTGGGACAGGTGCTGCTGCTTCTTCTGGCTCTGCGGGGTTTTCTTTTTCAGGTTTTCCTTCTGCTACAACTAGTGTGGCTGCGTCTTCAGGGACTACTGCTAGCTCGTTTACTGGATTTTCATTGTCCAGCATATCACCGGCGCCTacttcaaaatcacaaactcaaCCGGCTAGTAGTTCTGCGCCTCTACTCA GTGTCCCTGCTTCAACTGCTGCACCTACAACAACTTCCAGCACTACTGCTCAGACATCATCGCTTGGTGTGGCTTCCACTAGTGG GACAAGTTCAAGTGTTAGCACTGCCTTAACCGCTACACCAAAATTGCCGTCTGAGATTACAGGGAAGACTGTTGAGGAG atCATCAAAGAGTGGAATTCTGAGCTGCAAGAGCGTACTGGGAAATTTCGGAAGCAAGCTACTGCCATAGCTGAGTGGGATAAAAGGATCTTGCAAAATCGTGATGTTCTTCTTCGGCTGGAG attGAAGTGGCAAAAGTGGTTGAGACCCAAGCTAATTTGGAGCGAAAGTTGGAGTTAATTGAGACTCATCAACAGGag GTTGACAAGGCTTTGCAAAGTATAGAAGAAGAAGCTGAACGTATTTACAAGGATGAGCGTGGATCGCTTCTTGATGATGAAGCTGCATCGACTAGAGATGCTAT gTATGAGCAGGCTGAATTTATAGAGAGGGAAATGGAACAGATGACAGAACAGATAAAATCAGTAATTCAGACCGTCAATGCCAACCAG GGTGGTGAACTTGATGCAATTGATGGGATGACTCCATTGGACATGGTTGTCCGAATTCTCAACAATCAACTAAGTTCTTTAATGTGGATTGATGAGAAG GCTGAAGAGTTTTCTTCACGTATTCAAAAGCTTGCTAACCAAGGTTCTGCTGCTGATCGACAATTTTTGGGTTTAAAATTTTGA
- the LOC18105154 gene encoding nuclear pore complex protein NUP62 isoform X3 encodes MSGFPFSSSSTQSSPFSPVTGFSFGSSPAPSTTNTPPSFGSNTSAPATGFSFGSSSAPFTTTAPPSFGSNTSSAPSLSFSSSNTFTSAPSSTLSGSSASTSSPFSFATASSSTSTTPSLFGSLSAASISPNPLFGSASSSTANASSSFGTTTSSSSAPAPSPLFGTSTGSSLFGTTSSSPLFGSTSSTATSATPLFGTSSPSPLFGSTSSTTTSASPLFGTSSPSPLSGSTSSTTTSASPLFGTSSPSPLSGSTSSTTTSASPLFGTRSPAPLFGSTSSTATSASPLFGTGASSTPSSFGTPSSASSTGSSLFGNSLSTTSSAPSLFGSSSSSTASTTSTTTNLYGSSSSFSNASSAPSFSAGFSFPKTTTASAPTTASTAAIASTPAPSTTTSFSFGTQPSAPSQPSLFGNAASSSSVKSTTVSPLFSTVTTTTASTPASGATEVTSTSTSSTTSGLSLPAFGMTPGTTAGTGAAASSGSAGFSFSGFPSATTSVAASSGTTASSFTGFSLSSISPAPTSKSQTQPASSSAPLLSVPASTAAPTTTSSTTAQTSSLGVASTSGTSSSVSTALTATPKLPSEITGKTVEEIIKEWNSELQERTGKFRKQATAIAEWDKRILQNRDVLLRLEIEVAKVVETQANLERKLELIETHQQEVDKALQSIEEEAERIYKDERGSLLDDEAASTRDAMYEQAEFIEREMEQMTEQIKSVIQTVNANQGGELDAIDGMTPLDMVVRILNNQLSSLMWIDEKAEEFSSRIQKLANQGSAADRQFLGLKF; translated from the exons ATGTCAGGCTTCCCCTTCTCCTCTTCCTCTACACAATCCTCCCCTTTCTCCCCTGTCACCGGATTCTCATTCGGATCTTCCCCCGCTCCCTCCACCACCAATACACCCCCCTCCTTCGGCTCCAACACCTCCGCCCCTGCCACCGGATTCTCATTCGGATCTTCCTCCGCTCCCTTCACCACCACCGCACCCCCCTCCTTCGGCTCCAACAC CTCCTCCGCCCCTTCCTTGTCCTTTTCCTCCTCTAATACCTTCACCTCCGCTCCCTCTTCCACCCTGTCTGGCTCATCAGCTTCAACTTCTTCCCCATTCTCCTTTGCAACAGCCTCATCCTCCACAAGTACAACTCCATCCCTGTTTGGCTCTCTCTCTGCCGCCTCCATTTCCCCTAATCCCTTGTTTGGCTCCGCTTCTTCTTCTACGGCAAACGCAAGTTCCTCCTTTGGCACAACTacttcatcatcatcagcaCCCGCCCCTTCGCCTCTGTTTGGAACAAGTACAGGCTCATCCTTGTTCGGAACAACTTCATCCTCGCCCTTGTTTGGCTCAACTTCCTCCACCGCAACTTCCGCTACGCCGCTGTTTGGCACAAGCTCACCCTCGCCCTTGTTTGGCTCAACTTCCTCCACAACTACTTCCGCTTCGCCTCTGTTTGGCACAAGTTCACCCTCTCCCTTGTCTGGATCAACTTCCTCCACAACTACTTCCGCTTCGCCTCTGTTTGGCACAAGTTCACCCTCTCCCTTGTCTGGATCAACTTCCTCCACAACTACTTCCGCTTCGCCTCTGTTTGGCACACGTTCACCCGCTCCCTTGTTTGGATCCACTTCCTCCACAGCTACTTCCGCTTCTCCTCTGTTCGGAACGGGTGCCTCTTCTACTCCATCCTCATTCGGTACACCTTCATCCGCATCAAGTACAGGTTCATCgttgtttggcaactctctgtcCACCACAAGTTCTGCACCGTCTCTGTttggatcatcatcatcatctactGCTTCCACCACCAGCACGACTACTAATTTGTAtggttcttcatcttctttctctaATGCAAGCTCTGCTCCAAGCTTCTCTGCCGGATTTTCTTTCCCAAAAACCACTACAGCTTCAGCACCGACTACTGCTAGTACTGCTGCTATCGCATCCACGCCAGCTCCTTCAACGACAACTTCTTTCTCGTTTGGGACGCAGCCATCAGCGCCTTCACAACCTTCATTATTTGGCAACGCAGCCTCTTCGTCATCGGTGAAATCCACAACTGTATCGCCGTTGTTTTCTACAGTTACTACTACAACTGCTTCTACTCCAGCTAGTGGTGCTACTGAAGTTACTTCTACTAGTACTAGCAGTACTACTTCGGGGTTGAGTTTGCCTGCATTTGGTATGACTCCAGGAACTACAGCTGGGACAGGTGCTGCTGCTTCTTCTGGCTCTGCGGGGTTTTCTTTTTCAGGTTTTCCTTCTGCTACAACTAGTGTGGCTGCGTCTTCAGGGACTACTGCTAGCTCGTTTACTGGATTTTCATTGTCCAGCATATCACCGGCGCCTacttcaaaatcacaaactcaaCCGGCTAGTAGTTCTGCGCCTCTACTCA GTGTCCCTGCTTCAACTGCTGCACCTACAACAACTTCCAGCACTACTGCTCAGACATCATCGCTTGGTGTGGCTTCCACTAGTGG GACAAGTTCAAGTGTTAGCACTGCCTTAACCGCTACACCAAAATTGCCGTCTGAGATTACAGGGAAGACTGTTGAGGAG atCATCAAAGAGTGGAATTCTGAGCTGCAAGAGCGTACTGGGAAATTTCGGAAGCAAGCTACTGCCATAGCTGAGTGGGATAAAAGGATCTTGCAAAATCGTGATGTTCTTCTTCGGCTGGAG attGAAGTGGCAAAAGTGGTTGAGACCCAAGCTAATTTGGAGCGAAAGTTGGAGTTAATTGAGACTCATCAACAGGag GTTGACAAGGCTTTGCAAAGTATAGAAGAAGAAGCTGAACGTATTTACAAGGATGAGCGTGGATCGCTTCTTGATGATGAAGCTGCATCGACTAGAGATGCTAT gTATGAGCAGGCTGAATTTATAGAGAGGGAAATGGAACAGATGACAGAACAGATAAAATCAGTAATTCAGACCGTCAATGCCAACCAG GGTGGTGAACTTGATGCAATTGATGGGATGACTCCATTGGACATGGTTGTCCGAATTCTCAACAATCAACTAAGTTCTTTAATGTGGATTGATGAGAAG GCTGAAGAGTTTTCTTCACGTATTCAAAAGCTTGCTAACCAAGGTTCTGCTGCTGATCGACAATTTTTGGGTTTAAAATTTTGA
- the LOC18105154 gene encoding nuclear pore complex protein NUP62 isoform X4 yields the protein MSGFPFSSSSTQSSPFSPVTGFSFGSSPAPSTTNTPPSFGSNTSSAPSLSFSSSNTFTSAPSSTLSGSSASTSSPFSFATASSSTSTTPSLFGSLSAASISPNPLFGSASSSTANASSSFGTTTSSSSAPAPSPLFGTSTGSSLFGTTSSSPLFGSTSSTATSATPLFGTSSPSPLFGSTSSTTTSASPLFGTSSPSPLSGSTSSTTTSASPLFGTSSPSPLSGSTSSTTTSASPLFGTRSPAPLFGSTSSTATSASPLFGTGASSTPSSFGTPSSASSTGSSLFGNSLSTTSSAPSLFGSSSSSTASTTSTTTNLYGSSSSFSNASSAPSFSAGFSFPKTTTASAPTTASTAAIASTPAPSTTTSFSFGTQPSAPSQPSLFGNAASSSSVKSTTVSPLFSTVTTTTASTPASGATEVTSTSTSSTTSGLSLPAFGMTPGTTAGTGAAASSGSAGFSFSGFPSATTSVAASSGTTASSFTGFSLSSISPAPTSKSQTQPASSSAPLLSVPASTAAPTTTSSTTAQTSSLGVASTSGTSSSVSTALTATPKLPSEITGKTVEEIIKEWNSELQERTGKFRKQATAIAEWDKRILQNRDVLLRLEIEVAKVVETQANLERKLELIETHQQEVDKALQSIEEEAERIYKDERGSLLDDEAASTRDAMYEQAEFIEREMEQMTEQIKSVIQTVNANQGGELDAIDGMTPLDMVVRILNNQLSSLMWIDEKAEEFSSRIQKLANQGSAADRQFLGLKF from the exons ATGTCAGGCTTCCCCTTCTCCTCTTCCTCTACACAATCCTCCCCTTTCTCCCCTGTCACCGGATTCTCATTCGGATCTTCCCCCGCTCCCTCCACCACCAATACACCCCCCTCCTTCGGCTCCAACAC CTCCTCCGCCCCTTCCTTGTCCTTTTCCTCCTCTAATACCTTCACCTCCGCTCCCTCTTCCACCCTGTCTGGCTCATCAGCTTCAACTTCTTCCCCATTCTCCTTTGCAACAGCCTCATCCTCCACAAGTACAACTCCATCCCTGTTTGGCTCTCTCTCTGCCGCCTCCATTTCCCCTAATCCCTTGTTTGGCTCCGCTTCTTCTTCTACGGCAAACGCAAGTTCCTCCTTTGGCACAACTacttcatcatcatcagcaCCCGCCCCTTCGCCTCTGTTTGGAACAAGTACAGGCTCATCCTTGTTCGGAACAACTTCATCCTCGCCCTTGTTTGGCTCAACTTCCTCCACCGCAACTTCCGCTACGCCGCTGTTTGGCACAAGCTCACCCTCGCCCTTGTTTGGCTCAACTTCCTCCACAACTACTTCCGCTTCGCCTCTGTTTGGCACAAGTTCACCCTCTCCCTTGTCTGGATCAACTTCCTCCACAACTACTTCCGCTTCGCCTCTGTTTGGCACAAGTTCACCCTCTCCCTTGTCTGGATCAACTTCCTCCACAACTACTTCCGCTTCGCCTCTGTTTGGCACACGTTCACCCGCTCCCTTGTTTGGATCCACTTCCTCCACAGCTACTTCCGCTTCTCCTCTGTTCGGAACGGGTGCCTCTTCTACTCCATCCTCATTCGGTACACCTTCATCCGCATCAAGTACAGGTTCATCgttgtttggcaactctctgtcCACCACAAGTTCTGCACCGTCTCTGTttggatcatcatcatcatctactGCTTCCACCACCAGCACGACTACTAATTTGTAtggttcttcatcttctttctctaATGCAAGCTCTGCTCCAAGCTTCTCTGCCGGATTTTCTTTCCCAAAAACCACTACAGCTTCAGCACCGACTACTGCTAGTACTGCTGCTATCGCATCCACGCCAGCTCCTTCAACGACAACTTCTTTCTCGTTTGGGACGCAGCCATCAGCGCCTTCACAACCTTCATTATTTGGCAACGCAGCCTCTTCGTCATCGGTGAAATCCACAACTGTATCGCCGTTGTTTTCTACAGTTACTACTACAACTGCTTCTACTCCAGCTAGTGGTGCTACTGAAGTTACTTCTACTAGTACTAGCAGTACTACTTCGGGGTTGAGTTTGCCTGCATTTGGTATGACTCCAGGAACTACAGCTGGGACAGGTGCTGCTGCTTCTTCTGGCTCTGCGGGGTTTTCTTTTTCAGGTTTTCCTTCTGCTACAACTAGTGTGGCTGCGTCTTCAGGGACTACTGCTAGCTCGTTTACTGGATTTTCATTGTCCAGCATATCACCGGCGCCTacttcaaaatcacaaactcaaCCGGCTAGTAGTTCTGCGCCTCTACTCA GTGTCCCTGCTTCAACTGCTGCACCTACAACAACTTCCAGCACTACTGCTCAGACATCATCGCTTGGTGTGGCTTCCACTAGTGG GACAAGTTCAAGTGTTAGCACTGCCTTAACCGCTACACCAAAATTGCCGTCTGAGATTACAGGGAAGACTGTTGAGGAG atCATCAAAGAGTGGAATTCTGAGCTGCAAGAGCGTACTGGGAAATTTCGGAAGCAAGCTACTGCCATAGCTGAGTGGGATAAAAGGATCTTGCAAAATCGTGATGTTCTTCTTCGGCTGGAG attGAAGTGGCAAAAGTGGTTGAGACCCAAGCTAATTTGGAGCGAAAGTTGGAGTTAATTGAGACTCATCAACAGGag GTTGACAAGGCTTTGCAAAGTATAGAAGAAGAAGCTGAACGTATTTACAAGGATGAGCGTGGATCGCTTCTTGATGATGAAGCTGCATCGACTAGAGATGCTAT gTATGAGCAGGCTGAATTTATAGAGAGGGAAATGGAACAGATGACAGAACAGATAAAATCAGTAATTCAGACCGTCAATGCCAACCAG GGTGGTGAACTTGATGCAATTGATGGGATGACTCCATTGGACATGGTTGTCCGAATTCTCAACAATCAACTAAGTTCTTTAATGTGGATTGATGAGAAG GCTGAAGAGTTTTCTTCACGTATTCAAAAGCTTGCTAACCAAGGTTCTGCTGCTGATCGACAATTTTTGGGTTTAAAATTTTGA
- the LOC18105154 gene encoding nuclear pore complex protein NUP62 isoform X2: MSGFPFSSSSTQSSPFSPVTGFSFGSSPAPSTTNTPPSFGSNTSAPATGFSFGSSSAPFTTTAPPSFGSNTSSAPATGFSFGSSSAPSTTTAPPSFGSNTSSAPSLSFSSSNTFTSAPSSTLSGSSASTSSPFSFATASSSTSTTPSLFGSLSAASISPNPLFGSASSSTANASSSFGTTTSSSSAPAPSPLFGTSTGSSLFGTTSSSPLFGSTSSTATSATPLFGTSSPSPLFGSTSSTTTSASPLFGTSSPSPLSGSTSSTTTSASPLFGTSSPSPLSGSTSSTTTSASPLFGTRSPAPLFGSTSSTATSASPLFGTGASSTPSSFGTPSSASSTGSSLFGNSLSTTSSAPSLFGSSSSSTASTTSTTTNLYGSSSSFSNASSAPSFSAGFSFPKTTTASAPTTASTAAIASTPAPSTTTSFSFGTQPSAPSQPSLFGNAASSSSVKSTTVSPLFSTVTTTTASTPASGATEVTSTSTSSTTSGLSLPAFGMTPGTTAGTGAAASSGSAGFSFSGFPSATTSVAASSGTTASSFTGFSLSSISPAPTSKSQTQPASSSAPLLSVPASTAAPTTTSSTTAQTSSLGVASTSGTSSSVSTALTATPKLPSEITGKTVEEIIKEWNSELQERTGKFRKQATAIAEWDKRILQNRDVLLRLEIEVAKVVETQANLERKLELIETHQQEVDKALQSIEEEAERIYKDERGSLLDDEAASTRDAMYEQAEFIEREMEQMTEQIKSVIQTVNANQGGELDAIDGMTPLDMVVRILNNQLSSLMWIDEKAEEFSSRIQKLANQGSAADRQFLGLKF, translated from the exons ATGTCAGGCTTCCCCTTCTCCTCTTCCTCTACACAATCCTCCCCTTTCTCCCCTGTCACCGGATTCTCATTCGGATCTTCCCCCGCTCCCTCCACCACCAATACACCCCCCTCCTTCGGCTCCAACACCTCCGCCCCTGCCACCGGATTCTCATTCGGATCTTCCTCCGCTCCCTTCACCACCACCGCACCCCCCTCCTTCGGCTCCAACACCTCCTCCGCCCCTGCCACCGGATTCTCATTTGGATCTTCCTCCGCTCCCTCCACCACCACCGCACCCCCCTCCTTCGGCTCCAACAC CTCCTCCGCCCCTTCCTTGTCCTTTTCCTCCTCTAATACCTTCACCTCCGCTCCCTCTTCCACCCTGTCTGGCTCATCAGCTTCAACTTCTTCCCCATTCTCCTTTGCAACAGCCTCATCCTCCACAAGTACAACTCCATCCCTGTTTGGCTCTCTCTCTGCCGCCTCCATTTCCCCTAATCCCTTGTTTGGCTCCGCTTCTTCTTCTACGGCAAACGCAAGTTCCTCCTTTGGCACAACTacttcatcatcatcagcaCCCGCCCCTTCGCCTCTGTTTGGAACAAGTACAGGCTCATCCTTGTTCGGAACAACTTCATCCTCGCCCTTGTTTGGCTCAACTTCCTCCACCGCAACTTCCGCTACGCCGCTGTTTGGCACAAGCTCACCCTCGCCCTTGTTTGGCTCAACTTCCTCCACAACTACTTCCGCTTCGCCTCTGTTTGGCACAAGTTCACCCTCTCCCTTGTCTGGATCAACTTCCTCCACAACTACTTCCGCTTCGCCTCTGTTTGGCACAAGTTCACCCTCTCCCTTGTCTGGATCAACTTCCTCCACAACTACTTCCGCTTCGCCTCTGTTTGGCACACGTTCACCCGCTCCCTTGTTTGGATCCACTTCCTCCACAGCTACTTCCGCTTCTCCTCTGTTCGGAACGGGTGCCTCTTCTACTCCATCCTCATTCGGTACACCTTCATCCGCATCAAGTACAGGTTCATCgttgtttggcaactctctgtcCACCACAAGTTCTGCACCGTCTCTGTttggatcatcatcatcatctactGCTTCCACCACCAGCACGACTACTAATTTGTAtggttcttcatcttctttctctaATGCAAGCTCTGCTCCAAGCTTCTCTGCCGGATTTTCTTTCCCAAAAACCACTACAGCTTCAGCACCGACTACTGCTAGTACTGCTGCTATCGCATCCACGCCAGCTCCTTCAACGACAACTTCTTTCTCGTTTGGGACGCAGCCATCAGCGCCTTCACAACCTTCATTATTTGGCAACGCAGCCTCTTCGTCATCGGTGAAATCCACAACTGTATCGCCGTTGTTTTCTACAGTTACTACTACAACTGCTTCTACTCCAGCTAGTGGTGCTACTGAAGTTACTTCTACTAGTACTAGCAGTACTACTTCGGGGTTGAGTTTGCCTGCATTTGGTATGACTCCAGGAACTACAGCTGGGACAGGTGCTGCTGCTTCTTCTGGCTCTGCGGGGTTTTCTTTTTCAGGTTTTCCTTCTGCTACAACTAGTGTGGCTGCGTCTTCAGGGACTACTGCTAGCTCGTTTACTGGATTTTCATTGTCCAGCATATCACCGGCGCCTacttcaaaatcacaaactcaaCCGGCTAGTAGTTCTGCGCCTCTACTCA GTGTCCCTGCTTCAACTGCTGCACCTACAACAACTTCCAGCACTACTGCTCAGACATCATCGCTTGGTGTGGCTTCCACTAGTGG GACAAGTTCAAGTGTTAGCACTGCCTTAACCGCTACACCAAAATTGCCGTCTGAGATTACAGGGAAGACTGTTGAGGAG atCATCAAAGAGTGGAATTCTGAGCTGCAAGAGCGTACTGGGAAATTTCGGAAGCAAGCTACTGCCATAGCTGAGTGGGATAAAAGGATCTTGCAAAATCGTGATGTTCTTCTTCGGCTGGAG attGAAGTGGCAAAAGTGGTTGAGACCCAAGCTAATTTGGAGCGAAAGTTGGAGTTAATTGAGACTCATCAACAGGag GTTGACAAGGCTTTGCAAAGTATAGAAGAAGAAGCTGAACGTATTTACAAGGATGAGCGTGGATCGCTTCTTGATGATGAAGCTGCATCGACTAGAGATGCTAT gTATGAGCAGGCTGAATTTATAGAGAGGGAAATGGAACAGATGACAGAACAGATAAAATCAGTAATTCAGACCGTCAATGCCAACCAG GGTGGTGAACTTGATGCAATTGATGGGATGACTCCATTGGACATGGTTGTCCGAATTCTCAACAATCAACTAAGTTCTTTAATGTGGATTGATGAGAAG GCTGAAGAGTTTTCTTCACGTATTCAAAAGCTTGCTAACCAAGGTTCTGCTGCTGATCGACAATTTTTGGGTTTAAAATTTTGA
- the LOC112324116 gene encoding B3 domain-containing transcription factor VRN1-like encodes MGDVYCLVSSRTISLHLFEPNCFRKNLDLAFSPICTGWKNPFGWKMGIPKKFVRLYGKGLSNKALLEVPNGTVSEVEFFKSDGKIWLQNGWKEFAEHYSLALGSLLVFEYKKSGHFHVLILDKTTMEIDYSFSMTDGDEEPDLEGEFQQPRTEETDDDVSVEILDDFPSYHKTNEKSSRTMS; translated from the exons ATGGGTGATGTGTATTGCCTTGTGTCTTCTCGAA CTATCAGCCTGCATTTGTTTGAACCCAACTGCTTCCGAAAGAATCTTGACTTGGCTTTTAGCCCCATATGTACTGGGTGGAAAAACCCTTTTGGTTGGAAGATG GGAATCCCAAAGAAGTTTGTGAGATTGTATGGAAAAGGTCTGTCAAATAAGGCACTCCTTGAGGTCCCTAATGGTACAGTTTCGGAAGtagaatttttcaagagtgatGGTAAAATATGGTTACAAAACGGCTGGAAAGAATTTGCTGAGCATTACTCCCTAGCCCTGGGTTCCTTGCTGGTTTTTGAATATAAGAAGAGTGGTCACTTTCATGTTCTCATATTGGACAAGACTACCATGGAAATAGATTATTCATTTAGCATGACGGATGGTGATGAGGAGCCTGACCTTGAGGGAGAATTTCAACAGCCTAGGACAGAAGAAACTGATGATGATGTCTCTGTTGAAATCTTGGATGATTTCCCCTCATACCACAAAACAAATGAGAAATCCTCCCGCACCATGTCCTGA
- the LOC18105155 gene encoding uncharacterized protein LOC18105155, with translation MSFKVIVVRANKDDSHRLAVANQAKPKRSVLIDIDPEFPRDGEDGTSSSHHKYGTKEKGRKSEEDDSLPPEKKIKNSLPHKMANNSRKDAGSGLKTKRLAPLSAIEKEKALRRAYAFKSENPFFFIAIQPAYVCSGANMVCFQNRAVHQPAQVARAHFFCLNLDRYRKKLRESCLPFCSRIYIFGSHSFYWNNGIFLYVLLLSFN, from the exons ATGTCATTCAAAGTAATCGTTGTCAGAGCTAATAAAGACGACAGCCATCGCTTGGCTGTAG CCAACCAAGCCAAACCCAAAAGAAGCGTGCTGATTGATATTGATCCTGAGTTCCCTAGAGATGGTGAAGATGGCACGTCAAGTTCACACCATAAATATGGAACCAAAGAAAAAGGGCGAAAAAGTGAAGAAGACGACAGCCTTCCTCCAGAGAAGAAGATTAAGAACTCCTTGCCTCACAAGATGGCTAACAATTCAAGAAAAGATGCTGGAAGCGGtttgaagacaaaaagattGGCTCCACTTTCtgcaattgaaaaagaaaaggctctTCGCAGAGCTTATGCTTTCAAATCTGAGaaccccttttttttcataGCCATACAACCAGCATATGTTTGCAGTGGAGCTAATATGGTATGCTTTCAAAACCGTGCAGTTCATCAACCAGCACAAGTTGCACGCGCTCATTTCTTTTGCTTAAATTTGGATAGATATAGAAAGAAGTTAAGGGAGAGTTGCCTCCCTTTCTgttcaagaatatatatttttggttcTCACTCCTTTTATTGGAATAACGGTATCTTTCTTTAtgtccttttactttctttcaaTTAA